One part of the Streptomyces lienomycini genome encodes these proteins:
- a CDS encoding GPW/gp25 family protein yields the protein MAEQFVGSGWSFPLRIGPTGGIALVSGEQEVEEAMRLVLATAPGERPMRPEFGCAIHDMVFAPVNEQTAGRIQHEVYTSLDRWEPRIEVHEVDVTAGDDRSTLYIDVRYSIRGTNNPRSLVFPFYVIPSHDEPDLPDGSAGPAGLPGSPESDR from the coding sequence ATGGCCGAACAGTTCGTCGGCTCCGGCTGGTCGTTTCCCCTGCGTATCGGACCGACCGGCGGGATAGCCCTCGTCAGCGGCGAGCAGGAGGTGGAGGAGGCCATGCGGCTCGTCCTCGCCACCGCCCCCGGCGAGCGGCCGATGCGGCCCGAGTTCGGCTGCGCCATCCACGACATGGTCTTCGCCCCGGTCAACGAGCAGACCGCCGGACGCATCCAGCACGAGGTGTACACCAGCCTGGACCGCTGGGAGCCGCGCATCGAGGTCCACGAGGTCGACGTCACCGCCGGCGACGACCGCAGCACCCTCTACATCGACGTGCGCTACTCCATCCGCGGCACCAACAACCCGCGCAGCCTCGTCTTCCCGTTCTACGTCATCCCCTCCCACGACGAGCCGGACCTCCCCGACGGTTCGGCCGGCCCCGCGGGCCTCCCGGGCTCTCCCGAAAGCGATCGCTGA